The genomic window TACCTTCGggttataatataatactttgAACTACcatatacacaaacatacattcaTAAATACCTACATATATAATAATCCAGTAAAACTAgtattttactttgaaaaaattaaaacaaaactaaactTTAGTGAAGACCTTTATTTAGATGTTCTAAACCAGATCTAATAAGTTCCCTTGCTTTGAACCGTAGACTTGTATTTCTAAGGAAATGAAAAGTAGTATggtattatttacataattgcaacataaatgaataatattgaaaatttaaattaattctgatGATCAACGAAGctacaattttaacaaaaatgtacaCCCTGTTAATtctctcaaaataaaaactcatgGTTTAACTTATAGGCCGGTAAATATTGACAGAAAACAGTCTCCCATTTTCTACTGCATGCTTTTTAAGAATTAAGAAGTAACccctaaaatatgaaaaatagagAAGGTATTGGTGGCTGCATGCTTGCACGTCATAAGgcctttttgtaaaaatttcagtagtTTTCCGtggtttttcatattatattgtcTACCTTTGTAACAAAAGCTAGTGCAAACAAAGTCAAGTTTTAATAGTTGATGTCATGCAATTCACAATGGCCAAATGGGCTCAAAGAGCTAcgtaaaatgagaaaaataggACATTTCCGTGTTTTCAAAATGCATGCCGATGTAAAACATTAAAGTTTCCATCATAAAAATACTCTGCAAAAATTGGCATGCGACCCTCGTATGACCAACGatggaaaattttggaaaaatgttgttataatttaacatttacaaaaaattttccaccCTTGGTCATACGAGGTACATGCCAATTTTCGCAGAGTATTTTTATGATGCAAACTTAAATGTTTTATACCGGCATGCATATTGAAAACACTAGTTGtactattttttatcatttttacctAACCCTTTGATCCCATTCGGCCGTTGTGAATTGCATGCCATCAATTATTATAGGTTAATTTTGTTTGCACTACGTTATGTTACAAAAGCAGGCAATATAATATCACGAAAATCCACTAAATTTcttgacaaaaataaaagccATCTGCCTTATGACGTGCAAACGTGCAGCTGCCAATAACTTCTCTATCTTCCATATATTTACGTCCAAATATCCAAAGTTGATTCCTGCGTGCTTTTTTCTTAGCagtgagttttattttttagaatgaaATGTTATATTAGAAATGACAACTTACTTGACTTTTTAATATGtgcattttacattaaaagtaaatgaaacattttttcaaattatttaaattttttgtgtttcttttctataaaatatataaaagaattgtTTTGGAAGTGGTGCAAACATGAACAAACTACTAGCACAACAAGCGTGTTTTGTCAAAACAATTTGAAACTGAACGGCATGGATTGAGTTGTTGCACAAATATTTCTTATGGTTTCTTTTTGCAGTACTTTTGATATAGCTAATAGTTaaattacaaacttggaactaaacttaatataccttgatatatttcatacatgcatggtatcaaaattcatttaataatatttatttttaacgttgAAAAACGacttctttttcaatttttcatacatTCAAATCAGATGTGATATTTTTTCGCTGAGAAGAAGTGATATAACTTCGGTAATtgcaaatttgttttcaaaaataggaCCGGGTTTTTAGACTTGATACATGTGGGAGCATCTCCCAAACgcaataatagaataaaatagaaTGGGAAAACCATCGAAACTATTATTAGAACAATATTGTGAGATACTTGGTAGGCGTATTTTACTAAAGATCGTAATAAtatagttattaaatattatattaaagaggattaattttaaagattctCTCGGCTTTTCTCTCGATTTCTGagatattcaaattaattgatttatataaaaacatgcaCTCACAACGTTCATGAATGTTATTAAAAtgccaattaattttatgaatacgaGGTATTCGATGAAGGCCAATGAGTTGGGAGGGAAAGTCGGGATTCTGGTAGACTTAGGGATTCACGTATAAGATTAAAGCAGATTTATAAATATGAGCgtttttgtttaacaaattcTTTACATAATATACCTAATATTAAAGTTCTTATAAGAGATACTAATATGAGGAAAAATAACGGTATCCTTGGCTCAGGTGACATCCGTATATCATATTTAAGTAGAtaacttttaatatataattattacgtTATACATGAAAAAAGAAGAAGTTGTTACAAGAAATATATTCTTAACATGGTAGCAAGTAAATAAATTCTTGAAgcgagtaaatatttttttgtttaaagaatatttttatacaatatcaaGTACCTAATTATTTTCTTGACTTGAGTATTGAGATCGtatattcaagaaatatttacttgttatgaTAGATTATCGAGAATCACGAAAACCCCGTTTACTTCAGTccagaaactttttttactgtGCTGGTACATAAAAAGagcaaatcataaaaattcgaTGAAAATCTTTTGTGAACTTTCGGATTAATGCGCTTATAGGCTTATAAATCCATCACCTATCGGCACATAAGCTTAGAAATATTTCTACCCTCTTTTTGATTTCCTTTAAGTTTTCTGTACTGTTTTTCGAAGAAAAACCATACAGTTTGATAAATATACCCTTTGTCAGTAAAATAGAACTACGTAACGCGATTGAGTTTTTAAAATGTCACACTATACAAGTAGataataagtcaaaatttattattcaactgCATCAGAAGTAATGGTAAATCATCCTATTCCAAACGTTTATAGTTAAAGAGATTTAGGTCTCCTCCTtcccaaaatattttcatatgtttaGCCAATATTCACTAagccataaaattaaaagtaactatttgattaatgaaaattattttttaatttccgtttTTCTCTAAGATTTAGTTTCTAATTGCTGTATGGTTAAAAGTCTTTGAAAACACAAAAAGTATCAAAATGACAGGAAGCTGGCAAatgtaaataaagttgaaaatggAATGCACTTGTAAATGAATACATAAACAGTTTTCAACCCTGTCGACATTTGGCTGCTATTTCTTTTACATACTGGTACTCTCAACGATTTTCTTTTAGAGCTGttctatatacatttttgattagcgtgaaactttataatttttttaagaatcgttaaatattcattgctggaaaaaaatttaataaagaaaagcggttttccagattaaaatggttaaatttacaattgaatttcaagtagGTACTGATGATTATACCGCTTAActttatcgattttaaatttgattatgatATAGGTATTCTACCTGCTCTGGgaacttatttttcaaaaataaattttcactgtTCACATCCAGGTTGAGTGGGGTAAGAAAAATCAGTACCTAGGGCagatagtttcaaaaaataaaagtacccaggGCAGTTAGAGTATGAATACCTATTacatatccaaatttaaaatcgatagaGTTAAGGGTATATAATCGCAGttctaaaaattcaattgtaactttaaccattcttatctggaaaaacgattttctttataaatttttttcatcaatgagaatatttaaaaggttcgttaaaataattatagagtTTCACACCaatcaaatatttgtatagAACAGTCTTAGCATACACGATTGACTGATTTATTGATAACTTTATTGTCCTTAATTACCAAGATTACCTTTGCCATCCTCAAAAGGCAGACCATAGAACATAGAAATTTTAGTTCCGTTTATACTGACagtttaagtataaatatgtcGAAACATATTTCAATATCCATAATGACTTGAATATTTTACTTCCAAACGCAACTGTTGACTTAGTTCAGATTttacatctttaaaaaaaaaaagaaaaaaatgactaAATTATAACTTAATTTCTTTTTCAGACGGTGTTGATTGGCAGAAATGTAAACGACAATAAATGGCACACAATTCGTTATTCAAGACGTGCAAGTAATATTAAACTACAATTGGATGGCGAATCACCAGTTAGAGGtttctgaaaaattatttctcaacACAATATTGCATGCattcaaattttctattaattaactttttttatatttttcttttctaacaGCAGAAACGATTTTGGGTAAACAAAGTACATTACAATTTCGACAAATTTATTTGGGCGGGTTCGTCAACGAGGAAGAAGAGAAACGAATGACAACACCTATGCCCAATTTAATTGGAGCATTACAACAATTTTGGTTTAATGGAGAGCCGTATATAGAATTAGCCAAAGCTGCGGGACGAGATCAGACAGTGGTAGCTGGAGCACcacatattaaatattcagCTAAATTTATTCGCGCACAACAAGAGGTGCTGCACAGACCTTTTACATTCAAATCAAAGCATACATTCATTGGTTTGCCGATGATCAAAGCCTACACAAcaattaatttagattttatgTTTCGTACAAATGAGGCAAACggtttaataatgtttaacgGGGGTAAAAGGAATGATTTTTTGGCGGTCGAGTTAGTAGATGGTCACATTCATTATGCATTTAATTTTGAGGAAGGTTTAATTCGTACCCAAGATAATAGTCCAAAACCTTTAAATGATAATCGATGGCATTCAGTGAATATTCGACGTCCTTCGAGCAAACAACACACTTTGCTTGTTGATGATATTTTAACTGTTACGGAAAGCCCTGGTATCAATGAACACATTGACTTGGATGGAATTTTGTATTTGGGTGGGGTGCATAAAGAAATGTatccgattttatcaaaggatATGATTGAATCTAAACATGGATTTGAAGGTTGTTTAGCTGGTTTAGATTTAAACGGAGAATCTCCAAATATATTAGAAGATGCTGTCGTTCATAGTTCACTGGTTTCGCCAGGATGTgaaggtatttttaaaatttatatatagattTCTGGGATTTCAATATTATATCATTTCCAGCTGGACAACCGCAAAGATGTAGTCATAATGTTTGTGCAAATCGTGGGATTTGTATTCAACACGAACATGGATATTCTTGTGACTGTGATTTAACTTCATATACAGGACCGACATGCTCTGATGGTAAACAAGTCATCTGAAATCATTTTTCAGaaacttaacattttttttttttttttagaatcagTGGCGTATGAATTTGGACCTAATAAaggtattattaaatattcctTCCCAACAGATAAGCGGCCTGATGTCAGTGAGCACACAGTAGCTCTCGGATTTGTAACCACCCGTGCTGATGCTATTTTACTGCGAATTTTAAGTTCAACATCAAAAGATTATTTAGAAATTGAAATTGTGAGTTAGGAAAatcttttagaaatatttccaaTCTAAAATACGTGTTTTTTTAGGTTGAAGGAAATATTTTCATAGTATACAACCTTGGCAATAATGATCATCCTTTGGGTGAAATTGGCGTAAAGGTTAACGATAATACATATCATGTTGTACGATTTAAACGAATTGGAGCCAATTCCACATTACAAATTGATGACTACAATGTGCAAGGAACCTGCCCAACGGGTAAGTTAAAAATTGGTTTGacaaacaaatttgacaaatttaaaaCGTACATACTTAAATTTTAGGAGAGAATTTATTACAAGTGTTTAATAGCCAATCCATGATTGAAATTGGAGGTAAATGGAATAAAGAGAAGAAACGAGTAGAAAGACCATTTGCTGGTGTAATTTCTGGTGTAGTTGTAAATGGAATGCGTATTTTGGACTATGCAGCTGAACAGAATGAACATATTTCAATGATTGGAGATGTACAATTAGTAACAGGCATACAGGACCGTAATGaccattatcaaaaaatgcaaCAAGTAAGCTAGGaaatcttttacaaaaatttgataacccaaaacaattttataaataaattttcagactCCATCATCCAGTTTTTCGGACGTAATGGATGACTTGGTATTTTCGGGAGCAGGATCCGGATTGGACTGTAACGCAGATGATGAAGACGAATGTCCACCACCCATAGACACTGGTTCCGGTGATGACTTAGTTACGCCTGTATATGTTCCTCCCACAAGATCCCCGACAACAACTCCTCGAAATCATGAATCAATTAAAGTAACAGGAAAACCGGGTAAACCAGGTGGTTGTAATGACGATGATGAAGATTGCGTCGATGGATCTGGTTCTGGAGAGCCTACTGAAGAAACTACACTTGGAACAGGTTTGTATCCTTAAAAAATCGTCAaggaatgttttattaatatattactttggttagAAACTATAGATAAGACATCAACTACTGCTATTACAACACGTATTACTGATGGAAGCAGCACGACAGGCATAGCCATGTCAACCCCCCACTTCGGCACATCTGGAGGATCAACAGCATATGACCATAGTGATTTAACGACAACAACTCGTATTACGGACACGTCTGTTATAATCCCTAGCGGAAGCGGAGGAATGAATTCAACGCATCCAATTTCAACCCACGAAACAGATACAACAATCTCATTTGATGTCTCCACAAATGCAACAAGCGTAGGCGGTGGAATAAGTAGCACATTAACCACAGAACCATCTTCAACAACTCTCTCCACAACACCAGAACCTCCACCAATTATTTATAACCCTCCATATATTGTAACAATGCGTACACCACGCCGAAATAATGAGCGTATTCATTCTGAAACAGCAGAAAGTGTTGCTCTAATTATCGGTATTGTTGCAGCGATATTAATTGCAATTGTATTAATCATTATAATTGTAATACGTTTTCGACCGGGTGGGGAAACTCGCTACAAAATTGATGAGAGCAAAGGTGGTTATCAAGGACCTAATGCAGCATTGTTAGGTAATGCGGGTAATAGTAATGGACAAACACAATACCAAATGAACGGTAGTGCTAAAAATGGTACCGATCGACAAATGGGTGTCCCATCAGATCGACAGTTGAAAAAGAAACGCGACAGTAAAGACATTAAAGAATGGTACGTTTAAAACATTCGCGCATATGCATAAAGCGTTTAGTGAACAATTTTTCGACAATGGATTTTTTTGTGGAATGTATATTATTGTCCGAgccaagtgaaaacaaaaaacgttGTAACGAGTGTCTGTTATAAATGTGGAGGtgggaaaatattaaataaaaaaaataaaaacaaaaacgttaAATCCTACTGTTAATTACTTAATCTGCAaatgttatccaatttttaaacaaagaaacTTGTGCacgtagattttattttagtgtgaatatttaattttataaatttagtttaacGATTGCGTCGTGATAgcagaaattttttcgaaatattttttaattttattttcatttcaatgtgAAATTAGTTCGAGGAAAAAAAACAGCAAACGTCTCTAAAAGAATACTAGGaaacgtttaaaattgtataaaaaaatatttaataattttttcgaaagaataGTGTTGATGGAAAAAAAAGTgctaatagtaataataatgaaaattaagaaaattttttgaaaatcaatacatattcattgaaaaatcatatcgttttatatatttttaaaacctgaATGCtcatgttaattaaatttaaaaaaaaaatagtgtaatatttaataaaaatgatgatttgaAAACAGGGTTCACGAAAAGGGgtaatttttattgacaattctttttttccttaaaagttGGCAATCTTGTCTTTTGTGATTTTCGTAAAGCTTGAATAGAATTTTTCTATGTAAAGTTGTAGATACGTTCAGGGAAATAAATCTTCCgaacattatatatttatatacctaatCTTCCTTCAGCATTAGGTTTTGTAGGTAAAAAGAGCGAAATTTGGATCAATTACGACCCAAACTTTTTCCTGCTACTCAATTGTTTTACAATGACCAGACAAATAATCTTTGATATTTTGTGTGTACAATGTATAGAAGTTATATAGCTCTTTATACTTTTGAAGTCAAAACAGTAAAAGactcaaaaaattatatctatagAAAAGGATAGGATAAAAGCCAATGCATTTCATCAGAACGTATTCTTTCGTATTTTTTGGAGACATTCAAATTAAAaccccaaaataaaaaaatctgctTTTTAAGGAACTATTTCTTGAAGTTTTATCTCGAAACTTTCCCATTTCAGTTTGTAGGTAACTTGTTtgatactattttaaaattt from Chrysoperla carnea chromosome 2, inChrCarn1.1, whole genome shotgun sequence includes these protein-coding regions:
- the LOC123291979 gene encoding neurexin-1 isoform X1, with protein sequence MPALYNNKLTLLALPSVIFEPRFVGSVRNLVYADQEYGVPRRQEMRHKEGRGSTTVEGHQSTVSMRVNGGPDACEAHDPCLHGGICISTDSGPICECRNVEYEGTFCEKDKAPSEAAFRGTEFLSYDLSQTGGEPIVSAQDTVSFYFKTRQPNGLLFYTGDGSDYLNLAIKDGGVSLTMGLSNGKQEMQIKPNRVRFDDNQWHKVTVHRKIQEISPITSFCRLSAVVDGVYADHSHIAGKFTMLSSSRVYVGGSINTRALPGSRINKNFIGCLRKVEFVADTLRLNLIDLGKAGSKLITIAGKLDFKCQEVELGDPITFTTRDAHLVLPAWNAKKSGTVSFKFRTNEPNGLIIYNSGIRPPRSDLFAVELLNGHIYIHLDLGSGGVKVRGSRRRVDDGEWHEFSLRRTGREGRIIVDNVPAEFMTPGDSNQLELDGSMYVGGTGSPFTSFPIPPALWTGVLKQGFVGCLRDLNINGKPTDLASYAKQQDSGSVRTSCHVHGSQCTSRPCHNGGVCSEGWNRHICDCTATNFTGPTCGKEAATLHFNGSSYFVVRLPNETRTQTEEVVLRFRTARPLAFLMTTSSEVSGDRVELSVAASRIRLAVRLGGRDKTVLIGRNVNDNKWHTIRYSRRASNIKLQLDGESPVRAETILGKQSTLQFRQIYLGGFVNEEEEKRMTTPMPNLIGALQQFWFNGEPYIELAKAAGRDQTVVAGAPHIKYSAKFIRAQQEVLHRPFTFKSKHTFIGLPMIKAYTTINLDFMFRTNEANGLIMFNGGKRNDFLAVELVDGHIHYAFNFEEGLIRTQDNSPKPLNDNRWHSVNIRRPSSKQHTLLVDDILTVTESPGINEHIDLDGILYLGGVHKEMYPILSKDMIESKHGFEGCLAGLDLNGESPNILEDAVVHSSLVSPGCEAGQPQRCSHNVCANRGICIQHEHGYSCDCDLTSYTGPTCSDESVAYEFGPNKGIIKYSFPTDKRPDVSEHTVALGFVTTRADAILLRILSSTSKDYLEIEIVEGNIFIVYNLGNNDHPLGEIGVKVNDNTYHVVRFKRIGANSTLQIDDYNVQGTCPTGENLLQVFNSQSMIEIGGKWNKEKKRVERPFAGVISGVVVNGMRILDYAAEQNEHISMIGDVQLVTGIQDRNDHYQKMQQTPSSSFSDVMDDLVFSGAGSGLDCNADDEDECPPPIDTGSGDDLVTPVYVPPTRSPTTTPRNHESIKVTGKPGKPGGCNDDDEDCVDGSGSGEPTEETTLGTDKTSTTAITTRITDGSSTTGIAMSTPHFGTSGGSTAYDHSDLTTTTRITDTSVIIPSGSGGMNSTHPISTHETDTTISFDVSTNATSVGGGISSTLTTEPSSTTLSTTPEPPPIIYNPPYIVTMRTPRRNNERIHSETAESVALIIGIVAAILIAIVLIIIIVIRFRPGGETRYKIDESKGGYQGPNAALLGNAGNSNGQTQYQMNGSAKNGTDRQMGVPSDRQLKKKRDSKDIKEWYV
- the LOC123291979 gene encoding neurexin-1 isoform X2; this encodes MPALYNNKLTLLALPSVIFEPRFVGSVRNLVYADQEYGVPRRQEMRHKEGRGSTTVEGHQSTVSMRVNGGPDACEAHDPCLHGGICISTDSGPICECRNVEYEGTFCEKDKAPSEAAFRGTEFLSYDLSQTGGEPIVSAQDTVSFYFKTRQPNGLLFYTGDGSDYLNLAIKDGGVSLTMGLSNGKQEMQIKPNRVRFDDNQWHKVTVHRKIQEISPITSFCRLSAVVDGVYADHSHIAGKFTMLSSSRVYVGGSINTRALPGSRINKNFIGCLRKVEFVADTLRLNLIDLGKAGSKLITIAGKLDFKCQEVELGDPITFTTRDAHLVLPAWNAKKSGTVSFKFRTNEPNGLIIYNSGIRPPRSDLFAVELLNGHIYIHLDLGSGGVKVRGSRRRVDDGEWHEFSLRRTGREGRIIVDNVPAEFMTPGDSNQLELDGSMYVGGTGSPFTSFPIPPALWTGVLKQGFVGCLRDLNINGKPTDLASYAKQQDSGSVRTSCHVHGSQCTSRPCHNGGVCSEGWNRHICDCTATNFTGPTCGKEAATLHFNGSSYFVVRLPNETRTQTEEVVLRFRTARPLAFLMTTSSEVSGDRVELSVAASRIRLAVRLGGRDKTVLIGRNVNDNKWHTIRYSRRASNIKLQLDGESPVRAETILGKQSTLQFRQIYLGGFVNEEEEKRMTTPMPNLIGALQQFWFNGEPYIELAKAAGRDQTVVAGAPHIKYSAKFIRAQQEVLHRPFTFKSKHTFIGLPMIKAYTTINLDFMFRTNEANGLIMFNGGKRNDFLAVELVDGHIHYAFNFEEGLIRTQDNSPKPLNDNRWHSVNIRRPSSKQHTLLVDDILTVTESPGINEHIDLDGILYLGGVHKEMYPILSKDMIESKHGFEGCLAGLDLNGESPNILEDAVVHSSLVSPGCEAGQPQRCSHNVCANRGICIQHEHGYSCDCDLTSYTGPTCSDESVAYEFGPNKGIIKYSFPTDKRPDVSEHTVALGFVTTRADAILLRILSSTSKDYLEIEIVEGNIFIVYNLGNNDHPLGEIGVKVNDNTYHVVRFKRIGANSTLQIDDYNVQGTCPTGENLLQVFNSQSMIEIGGKWNKEKKRVERPFAGVISGVVVNGMRILDYAAEQNEHISMIGDVQLVTGIQDRNDHYQKMQQTPSSSFSDVMDDLVFSGAGSGLDCNADDEDECPPPIDTGSGDDLVTPVYVPPTRSPTTTPRNHESIKVTGKPGKPGGCNDDDEDCVDGSGSGEPTEETTLGTETIDKTSTTAITTRITDGSSTTGIAMSTPHFGTSGGSTAYDHSDLTTTTRITDTSVIIPSGSGGMNSTHPISTHETDTTISFDVSTNATSVGGGISSTLTTEPSSTTLSTTPEPPPIIYNPPYIVTMRTPRRNNERIHSETAESVALIIGIVAAILIAIVLIIIIVIRFRPGGETRYKIDESKGGYQGPNAALLGNAGNSNGQTQYQMNGSAKNGTDRQMGVPSDRQLKKKRDSKDIKEWYV